A genome region from Mycobacterium florentinum includes the following:
- a CDS encoding lysophospholipid acyltransferase family protein has translation MPEGFYRFGELIVPPLVAMNGTKFTFHGLENIPQRGPALIAQNHTSYLDWLPSLFAARERGRRMYFMIKAEMADVKAVDYVIKHARLIPVDRRNGHDAFALAVQRLRAGELIGMHPEATISRSFELREFKSGAARMALDAQVPLVPLVVWGAHRIWPKDHPKKLFRNKIPVTVSAGRPIAPHGSVEQLNAALRQAMNELLYRVQEEYPHPEGEFWVPQRLGGGAPNRDDSQQIRLVELQQRAQKYGTDGVTRPGETQSGRH, from the coding sequence ATGCCAGAGGGGTTCTACCGGTTCGGGGAATTGATCGTTCCCCCGCTCGTCGCGATGAACGGGACCAAGTTCACGTTCCACGGGCTCGAGAACATTCCGCAGCGGGGTCCCGCGCTGATCGCGCAGAACCACACCAGCTACCTGGACTGGCTCCCGTCGCTGTTCGCCGCGCGGGAACGGGGCCGGCGCATGTACTTCATGATCAAGGCCGAGATGGCCGACGTGAAGGCCGTCGACTACGTGATCAAGCACGCCAGGCTCATCCCGGTGGACCGCCGCAACGGGCACGACGCGTTCGCGTTGGCCGTGCAGCGACTGCGCGCGGGCGAACTGATCGGCATGCACCCCGAGGCCACGATCAGCCGGAGTTTCGAGCTCAGGGAATTCAAGTCCGGGGCCGCCCGGATGGCATTGGACGCGCAGGTGCCGCTCGTCCCGCTGGTTGTCTGGGGCGCTCACCGGATTTGGCCCAAGGATCATCCAAAGAAGTTGTTCCGCAACAAGATTCCGGTCACGGTGTCGGCCGGACGGCCGATTGCGCCGCACGGCTCCGTCGAGCAACTCAACGCGGCGCTGCGCCAGGCGATGAACGAGTTGCTCTACCGGGTGCAGGAGGAGTATCCGCATCCGGAGGGCGAGTTCTGGGTGCCACAGCGCCTCGGCGGCGGCGCGCCGAACCGCGATGATTCCCAGCAGATCCGGCTGGTGGAATTGCAACAGCGGGCCCAGAAGTACGGGACCGACGGGGTGACCCGGCCGGGCGAAACGCAAAGCGGACGGCATTGA
- a CDS encoding Cof-type HAD-IIB family hydrolase translates to MTAPTSRPALIACDVDGTLFDDNETITPRTREAVRAAVAAGAKFVVATGRPPRWIRPIVEELGFAPMAVCANGAVIYDPATDRVLSTRTLPVDTLAELAELATRVIPGAGLAVERIGRSAHDTATPQFVSSPGYEHAWLNPDNTEVSIEDLLSAPAIKLLIRKSGARSADMAAELVKHVGVEGDITYSTNNGLVEIVPLGVSKATGIAEIARPLEIVSGEVVAFGDMPNDLPMLQWAGHGVAMGNAHPEVLAVANEVTARNSDDGVGRVLERWWG, encoded by the coding sequence ATGACGGCGCCGACTTCGCGGCCGGCGCTCATCGCGTGCGATGTCGACGGCACATTGTTCGACGACAACGAAACCATCACCCCGCGTACTCGTGAGGCGGTGCGCGCCGCCGTCGCCGCGGGCGCCAAATTCGTTGTGGCAACCGGACGCCCGCCGCGGTGGATACGTCCGATCGTGGAGGAGCTGGGTTTCGCGCCGATGGCGGTGTGCGCCAATGGCGCCGTCATCTACGACCCCGCCACCGACCGGGTGCTGTCGACGCGCACGCTGCCCGTGGACACCCTGGCCGAATTGGCCGAGCTCGCGACGCGCGTGATTCCGGGCGCCGGCCTGGCGGTGGAGCGGATCGGTCGAAGCGCCCACGACACGGCGACCCCGCAGTTCGTCAGCTCGCCGGGCTACGAGCACGCCTGGCTGAACCCGGACAACACCGAGGTGTCGATCGAAGACCTGCTCAGCGCGCCGGCGATCAAACTGTTGATCCGCAAGTCCGGTGCCCGCAGCGCGGATATGGCCGCCGAACTCGTCAAGCACGTCGGCGTCGAGGGCGACATCACCTACTCCACCAACAACGGGCTGGTGGAGATCGTGCCACTGGGTGTCAGCAAGGCCACCGGCATCGCCGAGATCGCCAGGCCGCTGGAGATCGTCAGCGGCGAAGTGGTGGCGTTCGGGGACATGCCCAACGATCTGCCGATGCTGCAGTGGGCCGGCCATGGCGTGGCCATGGGCAACGCGCATCCCGAGGTGCTCGCGGTCGCCAACGAGGTCACCGCGCGCAACAGCGACGACGGGGTGGGACGCGTGCTCGAGCGGTGGTGGGGCTAG
- a CDS encoding glutathionylspermidine synthase family protein — translation MKRSRHKPRPNWQTTVESQGLVYGTPARDARGRDRPYWDESVHYEFEMDEILALEADVELLHSMCLNAVEQVVLMERYAEFGLPEWSWQPIAESWRRADPHVYGRFDLRYDGRRPAVLLEYNADTPTTLLEAAILQWYWLKDCFPEDDQWNSLHEQLVDRWKQLRDLLPSDELHLSWSGVEATGEDQITTTYMQETAAEAGFQTIGLTIEDLGWDSALERFVDLEESQIHAVFKLYPWEWVLDDEFGKHVISSLPQTAWIEPLWKTLLSNKAILGILWEMYPGHPNLLPAYIDDPHELTEYVRKPKLGREGANISVVGAGMQTATGGVYGEEGYVYQLLDPLPEFDEMRPALGAWIVGDTAAGLGIRETAGLITDDGAAFVPHRIPQK, via the coding sequence GTGAAGCGCTCCAGGCACAAGCCGCGGCCGAACTGGCAGACGACCGTGGAATCGCAAGGCCTGGTGTATGGGACGCCCGCGCGTGACGCCAGGGGTCGCGACCGGCCGTACTGGGACGAATCCGTCCACTACGAGTTCGAGATGGACGAGATCCTGGCGCTGGAAGCCGATGTCGAACTGCTGCATTCGATGTGCCTGAACGCCGTCGAGCAGGTCGTGCTGATGGAGCGCTACGCGGAATTCGGCCTGCCGGAATGGAGTTGGCAGCCGATCGCCGAATCGTGGCGCCGCGCCGACCCACATGTGTACGGCCGCTTCGACTTACGCTACGACGGGCGCCGGCCCGCGGTGCTGCTCGAGTACAACGCCGATACGCCGACCACGCTACTGGAAGCGGCTATCCTGCAATGGTATTGGCTCAAGGACTGCTTCCCCGAAGACGACCAGTGGAACTCATTGCATGAACAATTGGTCGACCGCTGGAAGCAGCTGCGGGACCTGCTGCCCAGCGATGAGCTGCACTTGAGTTGGTCGGGTGTGGAAGCCACCGGCGAGGACCAGATCACCACCACCTATATGCAGGAAACCGCCGCGGAGGCGGGTTTTCAGACCATCGGACTGACGATCGAGGACCTCGGCTGGGACTCCGCGCTGGAGCGTTTCGTCGATCTCGAAGAGTCGCAGATTCATGCGGTCTTCAAGCTCTACCCGTGGGAATGGGTGCTCGACGACGAGTTCGGCAAGCACGTGATCTCCAGCCTGCCGCAGACGGCATGGATCGAACCGCTGTGGAAAACCTTGTTGTCCAACAAGGCAATTCTGGGCATCTTGTGGGAGATGTATCCGGGCCACCCGAACCTGTTGCCCGCCTACATCGACGACCCGCACGAGCTGACCGAATACGTCCGCAAACCCAAGCTCGGGCGCGAGGGCGCGAACATCAGCGTCGTCGGCGCCGGCATGCAGACCGCCACCGGCGGCGTCTACGGCGAAGAGGGATACGTCTATCAACTGCTGGACCCGCTGCCGGAATTCGACGAAATGCGTCCGGCCCTGGGCGCATGGATCGTCGGCGACACGGCGGCCGGCCTCGGCATCCGCGAGACGGCGGGACTGATCACCGACGACGGCGCGGCCTTTGTCCCACACCGGATCCCCCAGAAGTGA
- a CDS encoding DUF350 domain-containing protein, with product MTTNIVALNSGYWDHGYWAVLGRGAGAIILYAIVGLVLMLVGFYAIDLTTPGPLRKMVNVGKPNAIIVSAAGMVSMALIVVLAIYSSSGKLAEGLVGSAVFGLVGIIAQVVMMRIATMVIGIDMDNLFNADEFNYEALMVAASQVALGVVVAVAIL from the coding sequence ATGACGACAAACATCGTGGCGCTGAATTCGGGCTATTGGGACCACGGATATTGGGCGGTGCTCGGCCGTGGCGCGGGCGCCATCATCTTGTACGCGATCGTCGGTCTGGTGCTGATGTTGGTCGGGTTCTACGCCATCGATCTGACCACGCCGGGGCCGCTGCGCAAGATGGTCAACGTCGGAAAGCCGAACGCCATCATCGTGTCCGCGGCGGGCATGGTGAGCATGGCGTTGATTGTGGTGCTGGCGATCTACTCGTCGTCCGGAAAGCTGGCCGAAGGGCTGGTGGGATCGGCGGTCTTCGGATTGGTGGGCATCATCGCCCAGGTGGTGATGATGCGGATCGCCACCATGGTGATCGGCATCGACATGGACAACTTGTTCAACGCCGACGAGTTCAACTACGAGGCGTTGATGGTGGCCGCGTCGCAGGTGGCGCTGGGCGTCGTGGTCGCGGTCGCGATTCTCTGA